The genomic stretch CTCATCCTGCAGTCTCCTCACCTCCTCCTTCAGCCGGTCCTGCTTCTCCTCCAGCCTGGACACATCCTGCCAGGAACGAGAGAATGggtcaaataattatttaaaattatcgACAGAGGAATGTAAAGACGGTTTACAGTGACCTGACCTATGGCCAGGACAAAGAATACACTCTATAAAGGTCTTGGTTTCTAGAACTTTAACAGCCAATCCATTCGTTTCAAAGCAttacaatacttttctttcaGGAAGTTTTACAACGTGGAGTAGCAAAACATATCttggaaagaaataaaaatgtctcaGTCATACCTTGTGCACACCACGCCCACGAGTCTCCACAAGCCACACAGACCAACAACTACAGCCACACTCACAACTCATTGACAGGACCAAGGTAGATGTCATATAAAGGGAACTGCAGGAGGAACCAAAATATCAAGACTATTAAATGTCAGTTTATCGGGatcacaaacagcaaacaagagATGTCGAGGGTTAGGATGTTGGACATGCGAGGTCTAGTGTTCAATCGTCTttggaagtttaaaaaaatgttgttagGGAGGACGGCGAGCTTATGACGATGAAGATGGTAAAAAGTGATGTTAGTTATGATTGTTTGATGACTATAACTACCATTCTGGTTACTAAGAATGACTACATACGGGTATCAAACAGTTAAACACAAAGACAATACACAAAACCAGAAAGCAACTCCTACCTTTTGCAGGGCCTCTGCTCTGTCCCGCTTCTTGGTGCGACACTTCTGGGCGGCCAGCGGTTCTTCT from Pomacea canaliculata isolate SZHN2017 linkage group LG8, ASM307304v1, whole genome shotgun sequence encodes the following:
- the LOC112570484 gene encoding uncharacterized protein LOC112570484 isoform X1 produces the protein MSRLSLLSSSASSLAQSLDDEDAVDDDDDDAGDQQKLILEKREKNRWPPRSVAPRSGTEQRPCKSSLYMTSTLVLSMSCECGCSCWSVWLVETRGRGVHKDVSRLEEKQDRLKEEVRRLQDECETLEDIIQVHGMVCPKLRKTSPH
- the LOC112570484 gene encoding uncharacterized protein LOC112570484 isoform X2, which produces MFQDYHLTYQLDDEDAVDDDDDDAGDQQKLILEKREKNRWPPRSVAPRSGTEQRPCKSSLYMTSTLVLSMSCECGCSCWSVWLVETRGRGVHKDVSRLEEKQDRLKEEVRRLQDECETLEDIIQVHGMVCPKLRKTSPH